Below is a window of Shewanella khirikhana DNA.
GCCGGAAGAAATGCTGCTCGACCGGGCACAACTGATGGGGCTATCTGCGCCGGAAATGACGGTGCTGATTGGCGGCATGCGGGCCATGGCGGTCAACCATGGTGGCACAGCCCACGGGGTGCTGACCGACAATCCCGGCAGCCTCAGCAATGACTTTTTCGTTAACCTCACCGATATGAGTTACAGCTGGAAGCCTGTTGCCAACAATCTCTATGAAATATGTGAGCGAGCCAGTGGCCAGAAAAAATGGACCGCCACCCGGGTCGATTTGGTGTTTGGCTCCAACTCGGTATTGCGCGCCTACGCCGAGTACTACGCCCAGGACGACAACAAGGAGACCTTTGTGAAGGACTTTGTGGCCGCCTGGTGCAAGGTAATGAATGCCGACCGCTTCGATGCTTAGGCAAACAAGGTCCGTCCAGACTGACAACGCCTCCACTGGGAGGCGTTTCTTCATCCACCGAGGCACTTGGGCTTAGGCATTGGCTGGGGTACAATCGAGCCAACTCAAACCAAGGCGGAATGACAGATGCTGAATCCCAAAAAAATCGAGGAGCTCGCCAAGCAGCTCAGTGACAACCTGCCGTCCGGCCTGAAGCAGTTTGCCGGTGAAATGGAAGATCGCAGCAAGCAGGTACTGCAAAGCCAACTGATGAAGCTGGATCTGGTGTCCCGGGAAGAATTTGAAGTACAGCAACACGTGCTGCTGCGTACCCGCGAAAAGCTGGAAGCGTTGCAAGCCAAAGTCGATGAGCTGGAAAAGAAACTGGGCAATTAAGCCTTTTGATTCAG
It encodes the following:
- the ubiK gene encoding ubiquinone biosynthesis accessory factor UbiK → MLNPKKIEELAKQLSDNLPSGLKQFAGEMEDRSKQVLQSQLMKLDLVSREEFEVQQHVLLRTREKLEALQAKVDELEKKLGN